The DNA region CGATTTCTAGCGTTGCCGTGTCACCTACGTCGGGGTCGAGGACGCGAATTTCAACGCGGCCGACGATCGTTCCCGGTGCGGCCAATTCGGACAACACGATTCGCTCGGTCGTGATGATCGGCGTGTCGTTGGCGTCGATCAATTCGATTCGGAACGTGACGTCTTGGAAAGAGTCGGTTCCCGTCGTGGCAACTCGCAATGTGACGGTTTGTACCGGATCGGTTTCAAAGTCCAAAGACGCTCCATCGGCGATCAACAACTGGCCAGTCGCTGGATCGAACGTAAAGTTGGCGGAATCGAATCCGTCAAGCAATGCAATCGTCGTCTCGAAGGTTGATCCATCGGGATCCGACGACGTCAGTGTTGCGACCAGATCGCCGGCGACGGCGGCTTCCGAAACCGACGCCGAAGTTGTGGATAGGACCGGCAGTTCTTCGACGTCATTGATGGTCACCGTGACGGTGCCTTCCGCTGCGAGCGGCGGTGCGCCGCTGTCGATGGTACGCACACGAAGCGTGTACGTGGCCCCCATTTCAAAATCGAGCGTTGCACCTTCACGGAGAATCACTTCGCCGCTTGGCCGCACGAAGAATAGCTCGGCGCCCGTTCCGCCGAGCAGTTGGAACGTGTGCGTTTGCTCTGTGTCAGGGTCCGACGCCTGCAGTTGTCCGACAAGACGCATCGTCGGGTTTTCGTCGATCAAAAGTTCCGTCGTCGCGACCGATGGCGGGTCGTTCTGGTCGAGCACGCGAATAACCTGTTCGTAATCGGTCGTCAGTGCGGGATCCGCATCATCGCTGATCCGCACGATCACGACCAACTCTCTAGCGAGCTCGAAATCGATCACGCTTGCGTCGACCAAGGTAAACAGGCCAGACACCGGATCAATCGTAAACGCTTCCGGTTGGTCACCGCCAACGATCGCGAAGCTGATATTTTGCGATTGAGCGGTGTCGGGGTCGGAAGCCGTGATTTGACCCAGGCTGGTCCCCGACGCCGTGCCTTCAGCGACAATAAAGACGGCCGGATCGACAACCGGCGATTCATTCACATCCGATAGCGTGATCGTGACGGGAACAAAGAGCGTCACGAAGGGGTCGCTGATGCCGACCGACATCGAGATCGTTTCGCCGGATTCGAAATCCAAGACGGTATCCGGACCGACGAACAACTCACCCGTGGACGGATCAAGAACCAAACCGAACGGGTTGTCGCCAACGATCGAGAACGCCAACACTTGATCGTCCAATTCCTCGGCAACGATCACGCCCAACGATGTACCGATCGGTGCGTTTTCGTCACTGGCGAATTGGTAGTCGTCTTGAACAATGGGAACGGTATTGGGCTGGACCGCTGTGCCGACAACGAAGTTTTCATACTTGTCGATCACGATACGTTGACTGGAAATTGCCAGCAGCGGGTTGTCCGGATCGGATTGAATCCGGATGTCGTACTCGCCCGGGTGCAGACGTTTGATTTCGTACTTGCCGTTCTCGTCCGTGATGGCGGTTGCTTCGGATTGCTTGTATGCGAATCCGTCTAACCTTGCGAAGGGACTGGCACCCGCAATGGTTTCATTGCCATACGCGATCGCATAGGCAATGTCGTCAACGTCCAGCGTTAACGTTTGGCGATTCGCACCCAGCAACGGACTGCTGGTAATTTCACCGATCAGCTCATCTTTGGAATTATAGGCTTCCAAAACTCCATAGGTAGCTTCCGTACCGTTCTGCGGACCTATCGCAACGATTGATACTTCGCTGGCCGGACGGTCAAATTCAAACCGCAACTTGCGGCCCTCGTTGAAGAAACCGATACCCACGTGTGAGTAGACGAAGTTGCTGCTGGTGATGAACGAGTTCCGTTCGCGGACAGCTTGAACTTCAAAATTGATCGGTTCGTTGTCGTCACCTGCCGTCGAAATGGTCAATCCTGGAAACGCGTGCGTCAGTGGAATCGTCGGCAGCACGAAGCCTGGGTTAAACCCGACGTCCAGCAAAATTTGGTTGACGATGACGTTGGGATCGGCACTGATGTCGAAAGTATCTTGAACACCATTGCCGTTCTCGTCCGCCAGCACGGTGTACCCGACCGCCGCAGAAGGTGGCAGGATTGTTGCGTCGGGGTTCGCCGGATCGATGGGTGAATTCTGCAGAATCGTTCCACGAACACCGCCAACGAAATTGGCTTCACCGAAGTGATCCAGCGACCGTTCCAAGAAAAACATGGATTCGGGCAGGTTCGGACCAAAATCGTACAGTTCGAGCAAAGGGCCGCTCGTGTCACTGCCCAAATCGACAGCCGAGCCGTGGATCCAGTCGTCGGGACTGCTACCGACCGATTCGCCGACGCGGGCGAGGTAGCCACTGCCGTTGGAGAGCACCACGGGCGTGCCTTCTTCGGTGATCATCACGTCGGGATCGTATCCCGAATTGTTCGCTAACAGGATTTGGCCGTACGCTTGATCGCCACTGCCAACGAACTGATGTGCAGAAACCGAATCCAGGATCGTCCAATTGGATTTTAGCCCGTCGACATCGGCAAGCCCGTCATCATCGGCGTCAATATCGAGACCCACGACAGGTACAGTCTCTGAATTGACTAAAAAGAATCCGCTGGAAGCAGCAAAGATGCCGCCAATCCGAGGAAAGAACGTATCGATGGTCGAGAAAATGTCGCCGGGCAATCCGGAAAAACCATCGCCGGTGCTGCGCAAGACTGCGCTGTTCGCATTGATCTGATGAGGACTGTCATTTTGTGCCAGTACGAGATAGCCGTTCGCACCGAGGGGTTGGTTGCTCAAATCAAAGATTGATTCAATGCGACCAGGGTTCTGATTGTTTTCCTCGACAACAACCAAGTAGGTGTTTGACGGCAAGACGCCGCCGGGAAGTCCACGAAGTTCGACCACTTGTTGCTGGTTCGCATCACCGAAAAGTGGATCCAGCAGCAATTCGCTAATCACGATCGGGTAGTCCGTTTCGACGTCGGCGACCGGCTTGATGCGGGTGATGCCAAAGTCCATCGAAACCAAGTCGACATCACCTACGCTTATCCGATGCGCATTGTTCCCTCGCGTCGCATAAAACAGCGACTCGGCCGGGGTTCGCATCGACGCGTCGAAGCCTTCACTGATCAGCCCGGTGTCGGGATTGACCTTGATCACGGCGGTACGATCGGGGTCACCCTGATCAAACATGACAAAGTCGGCGCCGTTGAACGACAGTGACCAACTATCCAACGGTCGTGATGCCGTGCCAAGAATCGTGCCAATGCCGTCAGTATCGAACTGGAAAAATTGATCGCTGTTGTTATCGAATCCGACAATCCGGTTGCCAACCGTGTCAAAGGTCAAGTCACTGACGTTGGCCAAATCGATCGTCGCGGCACCGTCGGATGGAATGCCAGTCGCGACCAACGAAGGGTAGTACGACGTGCTGCCACCGATGATGCCCAGGTCGGTCGCCCTGCCCGTGACGGGATCGACCGAACCGATTTGAACTGTCGAACTGAAGAAAGATGCGAACAGCGAACCGTCATTTGCCACCGTCAACGAAGTGAAGATCGGCGATGATGGAAAACCGCGGTTCGGTGCCCGGTTGGCAATGCCCGTCTGGGGGTCGAACGTGTAAAGGTGCGATGGGTCGACCATGTAGTGCGTCCCGTCGGGACCGATATCGAAGCCTTGAATTCCCGAGATTGTTCGCCCTTGGTATTGAATGGGAATCCCGGCATCGACGACACCGGTCGCTAGGTCGATGCTGTGGAAAGTCGATGGCGAACTGACACCGAACAGGTTGTCGTCGGCACCGAAGCTGATCGCGTTGATCGATGTTGACAGCGTCGAGACCGTCACACCAGAAGACCCCGCGTCGTCAAAGGCAAACTGTTTGATGTCGTTTCCTTGCAGCCCAAAGATCACGCCGTCGCTGCGAACGTCAAGTGTGCTGGCGAACGGCGATCCGGTTCCGCGAGTAACTTCGGTGGCCGTTTTCGTGGCCGTGTCGATGTCATAGAACGTGCTACCACCGCCCATCCCACGAAGTGAAACGGTCGAAGCGACGGGTGTCCGCAAGACTCCCGTTTCCGCGTCTACGGTCTTCAAACGCAGCGCACCCGATTCGCGAATCAAGGTATAGATCGTGTCGGTTCCAGCATCGTAAGCCAAACCGGCAACCGTTTCTTTGCCCGTCTCGGCCAACAACGATTCTTGGCCCGTCATCGGATCGATCGAATAGATCGCATCGTTTGCAGCGTTGATGCCGACAAGCATGCCCTCGTTCGTTCGCACCAGTCCGTGCATGCGCGTGGTCGACGGTGTGCCGATCGTCAACACGTCACCACTCTCGCTCATTTCAAACAGTTGAGTCGGCGCGAGGCCTTCGCCGTCGAAGGTCGTCAGGTATCCGGTGCCCAGATACATGCGAGGGCTAGTTTGATCTGCCGCGTCGGCCACGATGCGAATGTTGCGGTCGCCGGGCCGCAGGCTTTCGAATTGGTACTGGCCGTTCTCGTCGGTCGTCGTGAACAATTCGCCGATTTCGAACTTGGCGTTGTCGTTGGCATCGACGTAGACGCGAACGTCTGCCGCACCGACTTCTGCATCACCACGGACGCCATTGCCGTCGGTGTCAAGAAACACTTCGCCACCAAGGGAAGCGAGCAAGCATCGGGGCTCTAGCGTTTCAAGCATCCGTCGTCGTCGACGTTCGCGAACCTGTTTGGCGGCGCCAATGCGACGCGAGGACTTCGATACGTACGACTTGGACATGGCAAGAACTCGCAGCAACAGTGGTATAAGGAAGGACAACCCGTTGGATCACGCAACCCGAGCAAAAATGACACGGCCCGCACAATCGTGGGGCCGACAAAAAGCTATACTCGGTGACGAAATCGTTTCTGACAGGAATGCAAGGATTCAGGACCAACGATGGCGTGACCGCCGGAATTTGCCCAGATCCTCGCAACGCCCTAGGATAAGTCTGACGACCCTCCAGAACAACTCAAAAGAGCCACTCAGCGGCGGCATTTCGCATTTCTTACCCCAAAAACGCAAAGCGTGCCTCGATCGGTTCCTGTTTAAATAACACGGCGAAGACGCCCGTAACGAAGACGGGGAAATGCCTCTTTTACAACCACGGCCTGGGCGATGGAATTCTCTGCTGACTTCACGGCGATCGACTTCGAAACCGCTAACCGCCGCCGCGACAGTGCTTGCCAATTGGCCGCTGTTGTGGTCCGGGGTGGCCGGATCGTCGATCAGGCCATGTGGATGATCCGCCCCGAACCGCTGTATTTCAGCCGCGGAAACATCGAGATCCACGGAATCACTCCCGCCCAGGTCCGCGGCGAGAGCGTTTTCGGCGACCATTGGCCCGACATCGCCGCCAAACTGGGCGATGACTGCTTGGTCGCCCATAACGCCAGCTTTGACATCGGCGTGATGATCGCGTGCCTTCAACAAGTCGATCATCCGGTGCCCGATTTGTCGTTCACGTGTACCCGGGCGGTGGCTCGCCGGACATGGCCGCACCGACCTCGATTCGGGCTCAAGCCATTGGCCGAATGGCTGGGGATTCGATTCCGCCATCACGACGCACTGGAAGATTCGATTGCCTGCGCCAAGATCATGATGGCAGCCGGCATCGACCGCGAAGCCACATCGCTGACCGATCTCGAGAAACGCTTGAACCTGAACCGAGGCCGGGCGGGCGAATGGGGATACCGCGGCCCTCGCGCCGGATCAGCATCGCGCAGGCGACCCCGCGCAGCATCTGCAATCACGCGCCGCGCCGATCCGCCGTCATCCGCAGTCGGCGTCCCGTTCCTGTATCCCGGTCAAGACAACGGCGCATCGGTTGCCGATCCGTCGGCCCAATACGCAACTGCCACCGCGGCGCCGATCGATATTCAACGCATGATGGTTCGCGCCGAATTCATCCGTCCGCTTGCCGGCCAGCGGTTCGTCTTGACCGGCCGGCTAGACAGTATGACTCGCGAAGAAGCCGAATTGTTGGCGACGCGATTGGGTGGCGAGTGCCAAGCAGGGCTCGATGAAACGACGGATCTGTGGATCCAGGGCCAAACCGAATCCTCGACGGATCCACACCCCGTAGCCAACGCGAACTCCATCCGCACAGTAACCGAAACCGAATTCTTAGAGTTTGTGATTTCACCAACGCGGACGTGATTCGAGGATGGCCAATATGAAACGACCAGCGGTGATCATCCGTGAACCCAAATCGGTCCAATTTCACTTGAATATCAGGGGCTGATGAAGCTGAAGCGTTAGGATTCGGAAAATCGGCCTATTCGGATTCAATTTGATTGCATTGAAGAGTGCGAGGCGTTATCTTCCCCCCGAACGACGGAGCTCAACACAAGGACGACCTTCAATGCATCATGAGTGAAGTGAGAACGATGAAATTTGTTGCTTTTTTGGTGGCCATGATTGGCCTTTCAAGCCATGCCGGCGCAGGTGTGCTGCTCACCAACGGCGGATTTGAGACAGGGGATCTCACCGGCTGGACCACCGTGGACGCCGGCAGTGGTTCGATCGATGTGATATCGGGAGTCACTCCCGGAAACAGCGGGAACTTCCCAACCGCCGGACCGTCGTCGGGAAGTTTCTATGCCGTAACCAGCCAAAATGGGCCGGGCACACACGCCCTGCTACAGTCATTCACAGTTGCGGGTCCGATATCGACTGCTGAACTGACGTTCGACATGTTTGTTCAGACGGAATCCACAGCCATCGTCGATCCGGCTGGTCTCGATCATACCGGTAACCCCAACCAACACGCTCGCGTTGATATTCTCACCGGTACCGCAGCGGCCTTGGACACCGGAGCAGGCGTGTTGTTTAACTTCTACACCGGTATCGACGGCTTCCCCACCCAACCCTACACGTCGTACACGTTCGACATCACTGCCCTTGTCGGTGGCGGTGGTACGTTCCAGTTGCGATTCGCACAGAGCGACAATCTAGGCTTTTTCAACCTTGGCGTCGACAATGTTCAGATCACGACCAGTTCGGTCGGCACCGTTCCCGAACCGTCATCGATTGTGATCTTCAGTGCGATTGGTTTAGGGGTTTTTGGGCTACGTCGCCGAAACGGAAAAGTCGCGTAGGCCATTTTCCAACACATGGCGTGATGCATTCGATCGAAGAATGATCATCCCTGTTCAATCGCTTCTAGTGCTCTGACAATATTAAAACGTGGCGTAGGCTTCCAGCCTGCGATTTCCAATATCTGCGCATTGGCAGGCAGGATGCCTCTTTATACCCCACAACTCGTGCAAGCGATTT from Rubripirellula tenax includes:
- a CDS encoding exonuclease domain-containing protein, with the protein product MEFSADFTAIDFETANRRRDSACQLAAVVVRGGRIVDQAMWMIRPEPLYFSRGNIEIHGITPAQVRGESVFGDHWPDIAAKLGDDCLVAHNASFDIGVMIACLQQVDHPVPDLSFTCTRAVARRTWPHRPRFGLKPLAEWLGIRFRHHDALEDSIACAKIMMAAGIDREATSLTDLEKRLNLNRGRAGEWGYRGPRAGSASRRRPRAASAITRRADPPSSAVGVPFLYPGQDNGASVADPSAQYATATAAPIDIQRMMVRAEFIRPLAGQRFVLTGRLDSMTREEAELLATRLGGECQAGLDETTDLWIQGQTESSTDPHPVANANSIRTVTETEFLEFVISPTRT
- a CDS encoding PEP-CTERM sorting domain-containing protein (PEP-CTERM proteins occur, often in large numbers, in the proteomes of bacteria that also encode an exosortase, a predicted intramembrane cysteine proteinase. The presence of a PEP-CTERM domain at a protein's C-terminus predicts cleavage within the sorting domain, followed by covalent anchoring to some some component of the (usually Gram-negative) cell surface. Many PEP-CTERM proteins exhibit an unusual sequence composition that includes large numbers of potential glycosylation sites. Expression of one such protein has been shown restore the ability of a bacterium to form floc, a type of biofilm.); translation: MKFVAFLVAMIGLSSHAGAGVLLTNGGFETGDLTGWTTVDAGSGSIDVISGVTPGNSGNFPTAGPSSGSFYAVTSQNGPGTHALLQSFTVAGPISTAELTFDMFVQTESTAIVDPAGLDHTGNPNQHARVDILTGTAAALDTGAGVLFNFYTGIDGFPTQPYTSYTFDITALVGGGGTFQLRFAQSDNLGFFNLGVDNVQITTSSVGTVPEPSSIVIFSAIGLGVFGLRRRNGKVA
- a CDS encoding cadherin domain-containing protein; the protein is MSKSYVSKSSRRIGAAKQVRERRRRRMLETLEPRCLLASLGGEVFLDTDGNGVRGDAEVGAADVRVYVDANDNAKFEIGELFTTTDENGQYQFESLRPGDRNIRIVADAADQTSPRMYLGTGYLTTFDGEGLAPTQLFEMSESGDVLTIGTPSTTRMHGLVRTNEGMLVGINAANDAIYSIDPMTGQESLLAETGKETVAGLAYDAGTDTIYTLIRESGALRLKTVDAETGVLRTPVASTVSLRGMGGGSTFYDIDTATKTATEVTRGTGSPFASTLDVRSDGVIFGLQGNDIKQFAFDDAGSSGVTVSTLSTSINAISFGADDNLFGVSSPSTFHSIDLATGVVDAGIPIQYQGRTISGIQGFDIGPDGTHYMVDPSHLYTFDPQTGIANRAPNRGFPSSPIFTSLTVANDGSLFASFFSSTVQIGSVDPVTGRATDLGIIGGSTSYYPSLVATGIPSDGAATIDLANVSDLTFDTVGNRIVGFDNNSDQFFQFDTDGIGTILGTASRPLDSWSLSFNGADFVMFDQGDPDRTAVIKVNPDTGLISEGFDASMRTPAESLFYATRGNNAHRISVGDVDLVSMDFGITRIKPVADVETDYPIVISELLLDPLFGDANQQQVVELRGLPGGVLPSNTYLVVVEENNQNPGRIESIFDLSNQPLGANGYLVLAQNDSPHQINANSAVLRSTGDGFSGLPGDIFSTIDTFFPRIGGIFAASSGFFLVNSETVPVVGLDIDADDDGLADVDGLKSNWTILDSVSAHQFVGSGDQAYGQILLANNSGYDPDVMITEEGTPVVLSNGSGYLARVGESVGSSPDDWIHGSAVDLGSDTSGPLLELYDFGPNLPESMFFLERSLDHFGEANFVGGVRGTILQNSPIDPANPDATILPPSAAVGYTVLADENGNGVQDTFDISADPNVIVNQILLDVGFNPGFVLPTIPLTHAFPGLTISTAGDDNEPINFEVQAVRERNSFITSSNFVYSHVGIGFFNEGRKLRFEFDRPASEVSIVAIGPQNGTEATYGVLEAYNSKDELIGEITSSPLLGANRQTLTLDVDDIAYAIAYGNETIAGASPFARLDGFAYKQSEATAITDENGKYEIKRLHPGEYDIRIQSDPDNPLLAISSQRIVIDKYENFVVGTAVQPNTVPIVQDDYQFASDENAPIGTSLGVIVAEELDDQVLAFSIVGDNPFGLVLDPSTGELFVGPDTVLDFESGETISMSVGISDPFVTLFVPVTITLSDVNESPVVDPAVFIVAEGTASGTSLGQITASDPDTAQSQNISFAIVGGDQPEAFTIDPVSGLFTLVDASVIDFELARELVVIVRISDDADPALTTDYEQVIRVLDQNDPPSVATTELLIDENPTMRLVGQLQASDPDTEQTHTFQLLGGTGAELFFVRPSGEVILREGATLDFEMGATYTLRVRTIDSGAPPLAAEGTVTVTINDVEELPVLSTTSASVSEAAVAGDLVATLTSSDPDGSTFETTIALLDGFDSANFTFDPATGQLLIADGASLDFETDPVQTVTLRVATTGTDSFQDVTFRIELIDANDTPIITTERIVLSELAAPGTIVGRVEIRVLDPDVGDTATLEIVGGNAASLFVLDGATGILRVAEGATFDADVASDPLMLEVRVTDAAGLFSTKAINMVLNNVNEPPQFTIDAPASTTLQSGSFYEFVMPENAVFDPEGREFFVSVFDQSGQLPAWLRFDPVTRTLSGTATPGSVGTYNMTLRAFERGPLDLRSDLTFDLTVERGTEQLTNRRNRLDVDANDAVSPIDALRIINFIRRNGSGVSVNVPRLFSGFVDTSGDGFVTALDALLVVNGLTQISSSVGNEQISLPTDDRDDVNDEALADYLIESSLF